The Streptomyces camelliae genome window below encodes:
- a CDS encoding AAA family ATPase, producing the protein MTDQMDLRTAAAAFDRSAVAATETAAEDERKQVLSQFPLEEWGTLPLSRYALGQAAPSGSGPAYCRLMEFGTPNLGSIKGGSAAKHIMYHHNSGEWRVAAPLRGMEPQEAWAELRGQFVRAFEGVAAGDFEAVDDLEVLRFGPTLVTKSLATYFPDHFLPVYAGEHLRRFVTLLGGSVQAGAPAWHSNRRLLELVRARAEFAGWSGLEVMSFLYERFDPRPQQRSIWKIAPGERGRLWDECRNGGVIRVGWDELGDLGQYQSDTELKQALDAHWPRGSDGSLTLARRLLAFRDLETGDRIVANRGTDEVLATGTVSGSYRFETDQSEYRHVVPVSWDVSHARKLPQPQHGWRSTFAKVQPTLFARITSSVAESGAESAEPYAGGPVTLPEDVAGVLEALKRKGQVILHGPPGTGKTRLALGAALALAGRADALNSTPDQRAAAQAEMLRDGRIHMVTFHPSYGYEDFVEGFKPDLSATGPGLTLALTDGVFHTLCAQASADPDGKYLLIIDEINRGDLPRIFGELVTLLELDKRGLPLALSVSRRTFSVPKNVHIIGTMNTADRSISHLDAAVRRRFAFLPVGPDPDAVSGTVGPLDLAQFFESLNTRIARHLDADHQIGHAYLLRDGEPIAGEDDLAAAFHHEVIPLLEDYCLGRADLLHRILGSLVDEQSGRPAFMSPQDLAAALATEFTSGAPGPDA; encoded by the coding sequence ATGACGGACCAGATGGACTTGCGCACGGCAGCAGCGGCATTCGACCGAAGTGCCGTGGCGGCGACCGAGACAGCCGCCGAGGACGAGCGCAAGCAGGTGCTGTCGCAGTTCCCCCTGGAGGAGTGGGGAACGCTGCCGCTTTCGCGCTACGCCCTGGGGCAGGCCGCGCCCTCCGGGAGCGGACCGGCGTACTGCCGGCTGATGGAGTTCGGTACCCCGAACCTCGGCAGCATCAAGGGCGGCAGCGCGGCGAAGCACATCATGTACCACCACAATTCCGGCGAGTGGCGGGTGGCCGCTCCGCTCCGCGGGATGGAGCCGCAGGAAGCATGGGCGGAGCTGCGCGGGCAGTTCGTGCGGGCCTTCGAGGGCGTGGCCGCAGGGGACTTCGAGGCCGTGGACGACCTGGAAGTGCTGCGGTTCGGTCCGACTCTGGTGACCAAGTCCCTGGCCACCTACTTCCCTGACCACTTCCTGCCCGTCTACGCCGGCGAACACCTGCGCAGGTTCGTCACTCTGCTGGGCGGCTCGGTGCAGGCCGGTGCACCCGCGTGGCACAGCAACCGGCGGTTGCTGGAACTGGTACGCGCCCGTGCGGAGTTCGCCGGATGGAGCGGGCTGGAAGTCATGAGCTTCCTGTACGAGAGGTTCGATCCGCGTCCGCAGCAGCGCAGCATCTGGAAGATCGCTCCCGGTGAGCGCGGACGGTTGTGGGACGAGTGCCGCAACGGCGGAGTGATCCGCGTCGGGTGGGACGAACTCGGCGACCTTGGCCAGTACCAGAGCGACACCGAGCTGAAGCAGGCCCTCGACGCACACTGGCCGCGCGGCAGCGATGGCAGCCTGACGCTCGCCCGACGACTGCTGGCCTTCCGGGACCTGGAGACGGGGGACCGGATCGTGGCCAACCGCGGGACGGACGAGGTTCTGGCCACCGGTACCGTCAGCGGGAGTTACCGCTTCGAAACCGACCAGTCCGAGTACCGGCACGTCGTCCCGGTGTCCTGGGACGTCTCCCACGCGCGGAAACTGCCGCAGCCCCAGCACGGCTGGCGGTCCACCTTCGCCAAGGTCCAGCCGACACTCTTCGCCCGCATCACCTCAAGTGTCGCCGAGTCGGGCGCGGAGTCAGCGGAGCCTTACGCCGGCGGCCCCGTCACGCTGCCCGAGGATGTAGCCGGCGTACTTGAGGCGCTGAAGCGGAAGGGCCAGGTGATCCTGCACGGGCCTCCCGGCACAGGCAAGACCCGGCTCGCGCTCGGTGCCGCCCTCGCCCTCGCCGGCCGGGCGGACGCGCTCAACTCGACGCCGGACCAGCGAGCTGCGGCTCAGGCCGAGATGCTCCGGGACGGCCGGATCCACATGGTGACCTTCCATCCTTCCTACGGATACGAGGACTTCGTGGAGGGCTTCAAACCGGACCTGAGCGCCACGGGCCCCGGCCTGACCCTGGCGCTCACCGACGGCGTGTTCCACACCCTGTGCGCCCAGGCCTCCGCCGACCCGGACGGGAAATACCTGCTGATCATCGACGAGATCAACCGGGGCGACCTGCCGCGTATCTTCGGCGAGTTGGTCACACTGCTCGAACTCGACAAGCGCGGTCTGCCCCTCGCCCTGTCCGTCAGCAGGCGCACCTTCTCCGTGCCGAAGAACGTGCACATCATCGGCACCATGAACACGGCCGACCGCAGCATCAGCCACCTGGACGCCGCCGTACGCCGCCGCTTCGCCTTCCTCCCGGTCGGCCCCGACCCGGACGCCGTGTCCGGCACCGTAGGCCCTCTGGACCTGGCACAGTTCTTCGAGTCTCTCAACACCCGCATCGCCCGTCACCTCGACGCCGACCATCAGATAGGGCACGCCTACCTTCTGCGCGACGGCGAGCCGATCGCCGGCGAGGACGACCTGGCGGCCGCCTTCCACCACGAAGTGATCCCGCTCCTGGAGGACTACTGCCTCGGCCGCGCCGACCTGCTGCACCGCATCCTCGGCAGCCTGGTCGACGAACAGTCGGGGCGCCCCGCGTTCATGTCGCCCCAGGACCTCGCCGCCGCACTCGCGACCGAGTTCACCAGCGGCGCGCCGGGCCCTGATGCCTGA